In the Calditrichota bacterium genome, one interval contains:
- a CDS encoding PorV/PorQ family protein yields MKKAVCAVLIAAFVGAWYGAVVAQVTKSGTTCAQFLKIGVGARATAMGEAFVATANDVNAIYWNPAGLTQLQGNQATFMHVEWLADISYDFAALAVPLGNAGTVGMFVTSLAVPDDKVRTVFEPEGTGELFGANDLALGLSYARALTDRFSIGFNGKFIRQNIWSMSSSAVALDIGTFFRSKYRDLKIGVCMSNFGTKSRMEGRANLLYVDPDRTIEGNNDQIRAALEVNRWDLPLSLKIGISFDALRTGFNRLTLAADAVHPNDNYEYLNAGLEYAVRELVFLRAGYRGMGMDELEGGLTVGGGVRWSFGGAASLALDYSYADFGRLTGVHRYSLVVGF; encoded by the coding sequence ACCACGTGTGCCCAGTTCCTCAAAATCGGTGTGGGCGCCCGCGCCACGGCCATGGGCGAGGCCTTTGTGGCCACGGCCAATGACGTCAACGCCATCTACTGGAACCCCGCCGGTCTGACACAGCTTCAAGGCAACCAGGCCACTTTCATGCACGTGGAGTGGCTGGCGGACATTAGCTACGATTTTGCCGCACTGGCAGTTCCCCTGGGTAACGCTGGCACTGTGGGGATGTTCGTGACTTCTCTCGCCGTGCCCGACGACAAGGTGCGCACCGTCTTTGAGCCGGAAGGCACCGGAGAGCTCTTTGGTGCCAACGACCTGGCGCTGGGCCTTTCCTACGCCCGCGCCTTGACTGACCGTTTTTCCATCGGTTTCAACGGCAAGTTCATCCGCCAGAACATCTGGAGCATGTCCTCGAGCGCTGTGGCCTTGGACATCGGCACCTTCTTTCGCAGCAAGTACCGCGACCTGAAGATCGGCGTGTGCATGTCCAATTTCGGCACCAAGTCGCGCATGGAAGGACGGGCCAATTTGCTCTATGTGGACCCCGACCGTACCATCGAGGGAAATAACGACCAGATCAGGGCGGCCCTGGAAGTGAACCGCTGGGACTTGCCCTTGAGCCTGAAGATCGGCATCAGCTTCGACGCTCTTCGCACCGGCTTCAATCGACTGACCCTCGCCGCGGACGCCGTGCACCCCAACGATAACTACGAGTACCTCAATGCCGGCCTCGAATACGCAGTGCGCGAGCTGGTGTTCCTGCGGGCCGGCTACCGAGGCATGGGCATGGATGAGCTGGAAGGGGGGCTGACCGTCGGGGGCGGCGTGCGCTGGTCGTTCGGCGGGGCTGCCAGCCTTGCCCTGGACTACTCGTATGCCGATTTCGGTCGCCTGACCGGTGTGCACCGCTACTCCCTGGTGGTCGGCTTTTAA